The DNA window GATATCGCACGTTTAAATGGAAAATTGGGGTAAATGCAATTTCTCAGGAGTTGGAAATTTTTGACTTACTAACGCGTACTTTACCACCTGCGGCTAAATTGCGCTTAGATGCTAATGGTGGACTGAGTTATGAGGAAGCTAAACGGTGGCTGGGGATTTGTGACGATATTTCGGCAAATATTGAGTTTCTTGAACAACCATTGCCTGTGGAACAGTTTTCGGAGATGTTGGAATTGAGTGCTGGTTTTAGAACTGCGATCGCCTTAGATGAATCTGTAGCCACACTCAAGCAACTTGAGGAATGCTGGCAACAAGGTTGGCGAGGAATTTTTGTGATTAAACCAGGTATAGCCGGTTCACCGTCTCGTCTGCGGCAATTCTGCCAACAACATCAAATTGATGCAGTATTTTCGTCAGTCTTTGAAACAGAAATTGGCAGACAAGCAGCACTCCAACTAGCAGCAGAATTATCTCTGACAAATAGGGCTGTTGGTTTTGGGATAAATCATTTTTTAGAACCAGCAGAAAAACCGGAATTTAAATGTCCATAGAATTACCTATATTTTATCTAAACCAACTGGCTGAAAAAGATTTTATCATTGGTGACAATAATCATCAATTT is part of the Nodularia sp. LEGE 06071 genome and encodes:
- a CDS encoding o-succinylbenzoate synthase; translation: MRGYQFDFRCYRRRFLQPLVTNHGLWHTREGIIVCLGNCGYGEIAPISWFGSETLEQALNFCRQLPAEVTEEMIFSIPDSLPACQFGFESALGGMGSGEDKKYTQFLTYSGLLPSGEAALSEWERLWKEGYRTFKWKIGVNAISQELEIFDLLTRTLPPAAKLRLDANGGLSYEEAKRWLGICDDISANIEFLEQPLPVEQFSEMLELSAGFRTAIALDESVATLKQLEECWQQGWRGIFVIKPGIAGSPSRLRQFCQQHQIDAVFSSVFETEIGRQAALQLAAELSLTNRAVGFGINHFLEPAEKPEFKCP